From Amycolatopsis sp. YIM 10, the proteins below share one genomic window:
- a CDS encoding WXG100 family type VII secretion target, with amino-acid sequence MSAGGAGGQGFTLDPDAATSAAGKLNIAADQLEDAGKALADALSAEGACWGDDESGQEFAKDYVPGAEGAVKAFTSIVEGIRALKTNVETAVQSMEGADETVRGVLKEGGGV; translated from the coding sequence ATGTCCGCGGGCGGAGCCGGGGGCCAGGGCTTCACCCTCGACCCGGACGCGGCCACCTCGGCCGCCGGGAAGCTGAACATCGCCGCGGACCAGCTCGAGGACGCGGGCAAGGCGCTCGCCGACGCGCTGTCCGCCGAGGGCGCCTGCTGGGGCGACGACGAGTCGGGCCAGGAGTTCGCCAAGGACTACGTGCCGGGTGCCGAAGGCGCGGTGAAGGCGTTCACTTCGATCGTCGAAGGGATCCGCGCGCTCAAGACCAACGTCGAAACCGCCGTGCAGAGCATGGAAGGCGCCGACGAAACGGTCCGGGGTGTGCTGAAAGAGGGCGGAGGCGTCTGA
- a CDS encoding YbaB/EbfC family nucleoid-associated protein → MTTPGDDRARLEARNAAMKDRVDGLLEQFNRQTEQLREAQAAAAEASATVTSKDGLVRATIDANGVLSKLDFAPTAFERSGGPAALAASVLEVVRTGGLQVKQQVADLMSPLTEGMPDLTELFEDAPSLAGLVPSIPDFTPPEPEPQARPESFEEEGSIFQNRQQQAPPPPAAAAPPPPPPPPPSMPSSMPQPKPTTRRARPAPVEDEEEPPDSWLTRGNR, encoded by the coding sequence GTGACCACGCCAGGGGACGATCGAGCCCGGCTCGAGGCGCGCAACGCCGCCATGAAGGACCGGGTCGACGGCCTGCTGGAGCAGTTCAACCGGCAGACCGAGCAACTGCGCGAGGCGCAGGCCGCGGCCGCCGAGGCCTCCGCGACGGTCACCTCCAAGGACGGACTGGTCCGCGCCACCATCGACGCCAACGGCGTGCTGAGCAAACTGGACTTCGCGCCCACCGCGTTCGAGCGCAGCGGCGGGCCCGCCGCGCTCGCCGCCTCGGTGCTGGAAGTGGTCCGCACCGGCGGGTTGCAGGTCAAGCAGCAGGTCGCGGACCTGATGTCGCCGCTGACCGAGGGCATGCCGGACCTGACCGAGCTGTTCGAGGACGCGCCTTCGCTGGCCGGGCTGGTTCCGTCCATCCCGGACTTCACGCCGCCGGAGCCGGAACCGCAGGCGCGGCCGGAGTCCTTCGAAGAAGAGGGCTCGATCTTCCAGAACCGCCAGCAGCAGGCGCCGCCACCACCGGCGGCGGCCGCTCCGCCGCCACCTCCGCCTCCGCCGCCCTCGATGCCTTCGTCGATGCCGCAGCCCAAGCCGACCACGCGCCGCGCGCGGCCCGCGCCGGTCGAGGATGAGGAAGAGCCGCCGGACAGCTGGCTCACCAGGGGGAACCGCTGA